ATGCCATGACGCttgaatattaatagagCTTCCGCCAATGCCCCAGGGGCATATTGACGAACcatgaatgatatcaatgtCTTCCTTGCGGTTGCCGCAGATGCTCCTTGCACGCGGCGGTTATCCAAGTCTCCGAAAGGGCGCGGCGCTGTGCGGCCCGAGTTTTTGTTCCTCAGCACCAAGAAGCGCGTTGTATTATCGGTTTTGTCTTCGATATTCTCTTCTAAAACATCCAGACCGTGGAGCTCAGCAGCAAAGCGGCTAGCTATTGCAGCGCTTTGTTctgtttttgcttttgaaaCAATCTCCCCAGCCTTGGAAGTTGATGAGACATCCTGCCTTTCAATGCTTCTAAAGTATTTCCCAAGAAATCTTTCACATTGGCCCCAGGCTTGCGGGTGCGTATAAAGCTTAGCCACAGAACCATAATCCTGTTGACTGGAAAATACACCTCTTCGGGCCAAGAGGCAATGGTGCACTGTCAAATAATGCACGCCGCATACCTCGACGTCCTCGTAAAAACCGTTGGGGTCTGCCAGGAGGTCGAGAGTTTGAACGACTGGGCCGTTAGTTGAGTTTTCGCAAGGAATGATAGCATAATCTGCTTCACCCTGTTGCACTGCGGTGAAAGCGTCCGTAAATGATACACAAGGTAACAATT
This Aspergillus flavus chromosome 1, complete sequence DNA region includes the following protein-coding sequences:
- a CDS encoding chorismate mutase/prephenate dehydratase (unnamed protein product), with protein sequence MEHITVTFLGPAASFSHQAAVEFFGKSAELLPCVSFTDAFTAVQQGEADYAIIPCENSTNGPVVQTLDLLADPNGFYEDVEVCGVHYLTVHHCLLARRGVFSSQQDYGSVAKLYTHPQAWGQCERFLGKYFRSIERQDVSSTSKAGEIVSKAKTEQSAAIASRFAAELHGLDVLEENIEDKTDNTTRFLVLRNKNSGRTAPRPFGDLDNRRVQGASAATARKTLISFMVRQYAPGALAEALLIFKRHGMNLTSINSRPSQKKNWQYVFLVECQTADNPGDKGVGIEILSHLQSVTETCRHLGTWSE